The genomic stretch CAAGGTTTCTAAAGCATCACGCCAAATGACATAGTTTGTGCCCATTAATGTCGATAATTCAAAACGTTGCCAACGTCCGCCTTGGAAAATCCATTGGAAAAAGATGAATTCGATGGCGATAAATCGGGTCAAAATACTGTCTTGCCAGTTGCGTGTTCTTACTTTTCCATTAACAGCCACTAATTTTTTATCGGCAAGCAGGGTTTGAGCGAGCAAGCGGACACAGTCGGGTTCTGGCGTACTGTCCGCATCATAGACAACAATCAATTCGCCTCTGGCATGGGGGAGGCCATTATTAAGCGTTCTAGATTTACCTTTACCACCCATTCCTTTAGGAACATTAACAATCTTTATGCAAGGATAAATTTTTGCCAAATTTTCGGCAATTTCTAAGGTGTTATCCTTTGACCCATCATTAATCAGTAAAACTTCATATGCTTCGGCTGGGTAATCTTGTTGAGCAATTGCATGCAAAGTATCTTCAATCACAACGCCTTCATTATAAGCAGGAATCAAGACACTCAAAACAGGCCATCTTTCTGGTATAGGAAGGTTTTGTAATTCTTTTTCCGCTGTTTTTGAATATTTCCAAGCTTGATAACTTAACCACGCCCAAAATGCTTGTGGAATCCAAATCCCTAAAAAGCCGAATAAGAAAAGAATATCAATTGGAGCCATTTGTTCTTACCCTCCTGATAATAGACGAGATGAGTAACAACAATAAAATTAGTCCGACTACCAATGAAAACCAAGAAACATAGCTACCAAATGTACCGAGAAGATTTGGATAATTACTTGTGAGAATTAGATCAAGTGGAACTACAACCGTGCTTAACCCAATGAAAATATAGCCAATAAGACTCGTCTCCACTTTTTTAGGCGTACTTATATAGTTGATATGATTAAACTTCCAAGAAACGCCGAGTTGAGGGTATCGAATATTTGTTGTTGGTAAATCAGCAGGAGGATTAACAATAATTTCATAACCCGAAATATGACCATTAAAACTTTTAGCTGAATAGAATAAATGTTGACCTTGTAAGATTTCTCGTGAAGGTAAAGGAAGCTGTGAAGGATTAAATTGAATAATATAGCTACCAGTAGGTTGTGAAATTAAATTTTCATCCCAACCTGTTGAAACAAAAGCAGCCATGGGCCGTAAACCAATGGCAGTGGAAAATGTGGCTTTGGCCGCAAAATATTGAGGTTGCTCTGATTTATAAAGTGCAATCGGAATCGCACCTTGGCTTACTGCTTCTTTAAGCAAGAAATAATGAGGGAATCCGAATACTTCATCCGGTAATATAATGCCAGGCTTGATCCCTTTGTGAATCAGCTGTTGAAAACTATCTGAACTGATTTGGTCAATTGTAAAAACAGGCCACCATGTATCCTGATATGGAAAAAACATAGAAAGATCATCTGTACTCTGAACTTCTTTTTTATTTTGTTCTGCTTTAATTTCACAATGATAATATTGACGGTAGAACTGTTGTAAAGTCGCGTCTGGATATTGGCTAGAAGCAATAATAATTCCACAAATATTAAGAAGATTGGACATTAGTTCATCTCCTCAGGTGGAATAGGAATAACTTTATATTCCACCTCAAGGCGTAGTGTCATAATTTCTCTTAATTTTTTAATGAAATCAGGTTCTTCATCCGTTTTTTGGTTGCGAATTACAATACTGTATATTTTTTCAAGATCGTCATCCGCAAATTGGAAAATAATTTCTTGCGGCTGATGCTGGCTCAAAATTTTAATCATCTCATTTTGTGTAGTTTTCCATACATCATCGCCTAACATTTCTTTAATTAAGCTTCGGTTGAGAATTTTGATTTCAAAGACTTCATAATCTTGTATTTGATGATGATCAAGAAGTTTAAAGAAACTACGTTGAAAGTACTTGAGTGCACTCAGCGGGAAAATATCACGACGGTAATTACGGTCATAACTTTGAATGTCACGGTACTTTTGGACATTAATTTCAATATTATGGCGTATAGCGCTAAGAAAAAGAGGAATGAGAGGAATAATAAAAAGTAAAAGAAGCTGCCTTTCAATATGTGTTTGTGCACTTAAATCAAGCAAGAAATATACAGCAACTCCTACGAAAGCGATTAGACCCACAATTAAAGATGCACCAACTTGTAAAAAAGCTCCAGAAATTAAAAGAATGAGAATGAAGATCCAGCTTCCTCTAAAACTTACAGGCAACCACTCATACGCTACTATGCCCATAAATAGATGAGCTGCGATAATCCATAAGACGAGTGTTCTTCCAGGGTTCTTTTGTTGTTGTTGCATGTGAGCTATGGTGACCTTCTGGTAATGACAGTTTTTATACTTTTATTACTAAACTTGAGATATTACGAAGTTATTGTTGTTTATGACCTTTTTGAGTATCTATTATGTTTATTTGTAGAACAAAGTCTCAATATAGTCAAATACTGTTATTATTTTTTAATTGAAAATAAACACTTAAGACGTAATTCTTATTTAAATACTCTTGAAAGTTTCAATTGCTTTAAGGCGAGTTTCCTTTAAATCTACAATCGGTTTTGGATAATTTAACTGAGTATTCATTTTGGTCGAGTAGGGCTCATGAATGGCTTTATTATCTAGATGAGCTAATTCTTCAACCCACTGACGAATATAGTCTCCATTTGGATCAAATTTCTTTGATTGAGCAATAGGATTAAAAATTCTAAAGTAAGGTACAGCATCAGTTCCGGTAGAAGCGCACCATTGCCAGCCACCATTATTTGCTGCTAAATCCCCATCGATTAAATGCTCCATAAACCATTGTTCACCTACTCGCCAATCGATGAGCAAGTTTTTACATAAGAACATGGCAGTAATCATGCGAACACGATTATGCATCCATCCCGTTTTTAAAAGTTGACGCATTCCAGCATCAATAATCGGTATACCTGTCTGGCCCGTTTGCCATGCGGTGAGGTGCTCTGGATTATGATTCCACTTAATTTTCTGAGTGTCTTTTTTAAACGGAATATGTTTAGAAACATGGGGGAAATCAAATAAAATATGTTGATAAAATTCTCGCCAAATGAGTTCATCTAACCAAGTCTGCTGGCCTTCATTTGTCAAATGAAAGTTGCCATGTTCAGCCCTAAAAAGAGCTTGCAGGCACTGGCGGATAGACAAAATCCCAATGTTTAAGTAGGGAGAAAGTTGGCTAGTTCCTCTTACATTGGGAAAGTCACGTTCTAATTTATAATCAGATAAATGATCTTTAATAAATATGTCGAGCTGCTCTAGAGCAAAATTTTCTCCAGCTGGCCATAGATCTTCTTGATCTTTTGAAATAGAAGGATCAAAAAAAGCTTCAATATCTTCTAGAGTTAAGCTGTTTATTTTTGAAAAAGACGCTGGATAGCTACTTTGCTTTTCAGGAATTGGATAGCATTGAGGTAAACCGCTGATATCCAATTTTGAATAACAGGCTTTTTTGAATGCACCGAAAACCTGATAGGGTTGTTGTGACTGATTGCGAATAGAACGTAAAGGAAAAATTGTACGGTCATGGAATAAAAAGAGTTCTTTACCTTGCTGATTTAAAACTTCCTGTACTGTTTTATCTCTTTTTAATTCATTAACGCCGATCTCTATATTTGAATAGACATTTTCAATATTGAGCTGATTTGTCAGTTTACTCATTAAGTCAGCAATATCTTTCCAATAAGGAATGACTTGAATAATAAGTGGAATGTTAAGCTGTTCTAATTCTTTTTTGAGCTGTTGAAGCTGACGTAAATAGAAATTAATTTTTATAGGTGCGTCGTGGTGTGTTTGCCATTGTTCAGGCGATAAAATAATTAATCCAATACAAGGTCCTTGTTGAGAGGCATGCCATAAAGCAGCATGGTCTCGAACTCTTAAATCCTGACGAAACCAAATCAGCTGATTTACGTTTGACATGAAAATTGGCCCTTATAGAGTGAGGTGAGTTAAATAATTATTATCAAAATATTATATAAAAATAAATACATAAAAAAAGCAAAGCCGAAGCTTTGCTCTTATCATCTTTAAAGATGAATTAGTGGTGATGACCACCAGCACCGTGTACGTGACCGTGATCTAATTCTTCTTGAGAAGCATCACGGATTTCTACGATTTCAACTTCAAAAGTTAAATCTTGACCAGCAAGTGGGAAGTTAGCATCAACAACAACGTTGTCGCCTTCAACAGCTTTAACAGTAACGATCTGTACGCCGTCATCTGTTTGAGCTTGGAATTGCATACCAGGTTGAATGTTCTCAACACCTTGGAACATTTGAGCTGGAACTTCTTGTACTAGGTCTGGGTTGTATTCGCCATAACCTTCAGCAGCTGGAACGTTAACAGTGAATTTTTCACCAACAGTTTTACCTGTTAATGCATTTTCTAAACCAGGAATGATATTGCCTGCACCGTGCAAATAGGCAAGTGGTTCACCTTGAGATTGATCAAGTGTTTCACCCTCAGCGTTTGTTAATTTGTAGTGGAATGAAACCACGTGGTTATTTGCAATAGCAGTCATGTTTTTGATCCATTCAATCAATTGAAGCGTACATCATAAAGTGAAAAATAAATTTTGTAGACTACAAAATCTTAATCTTTGGCACTTTTTCTGATGCGTTTTTATATAAATAGGGACGAATTTAAAAAATTCAACTTAATACAGCTTAATTTTTGGACGTACACGTCTTGTAAGTAAATCTTTCATTGTGAGTAGTCCAGTCTGAGTATATCCGTGAATCGTTGCTTGATGTAAACGATATAAAGAGACATACATTGTTTTTGCAATATAGCCTTGCACACTGACATCACCAAGTAATTCTCCAACGGCTTTATGACGACTTAAAGACACGAGAGAACCTTTGTCGTTAAATGTAAACATTGGCTGTGATCGGCCATTTAGTCGAGCAGCCATAGCGTCGACTAAGAAGCTGGCCTGTTGGCTTGCAACTTGAGCACGTGGGCCAAGTGGAGGGTGTCTTGCATCAAGTTGGCAATGAGCACAGTCACCAAACGCAAATACATTTGGATCAGAATAGGTTTGCAATGTTGCATAGACCATGAGGCGGTTAATGTTATCGCGTTTAAAATCGGTAAAACTTTCTAATACCTTTGGTGCTTTTACGCCAGCGGCCCAAACGGTAATATCACTTTTGAGTTGGTTGCCATTGCTAAAGTAGATACAATGCTTATCAATTTTTTCAACGCGGTGTTGAGTTAAAATTTCAACCCCCATTTTTTTGAGTTGCCCAGCACTGTGTTCAGCAGTTTTATCACTTAGAGCAGGTAAAATACGTTCAGAAGCTTCAATCAGTGTGATTTTGACTTGGTTGGGATGAATTTTCTTTAGACCATATTTATAAAAATTTTTAGTTGTTTCAATTAATTCAGCTGCCAGCTCCACACCTGTTGCTCCCGCACCAACAATTCCAATATTTAGAGTTCGTTGATTGGGTTGATTTTGAGCTTCAATATAAAGATGTAATAAATCTTGCTGAAAAATATCGGCTTGTTTTCTACTATCAAGGAAATGGCAATTTTCACGCACACCGGTTGTATTAAAGTCATTTGATACTGAGCCAAGCGCTAAAATAAGTGTGTCATAACTTAGCTCTTGCGGATGATTTTGTTGGTCTTTAGACACCTGAGGGGGCATTAGTTCAATTAATTTTTTGTCTTTGTTTACACCAACTAATGTTCCGAGCACAAACTCGTAATGATGTTTTTCTGAGTGAGCAAAATAGTTGGTTTGTTCTTCGTGGGGATTTAAAGAGCCAGCAGCAATTTCGTGAAGCAATGGTTTCCAAATATGGGTAAGGTTTTGGTCAACCAATGTAATCTTTGCTTTACGGTTTTTCCCAAAAGTTTCACCGAGTTGTGTTGCCAGTTCTAAGCCGCCAGCACCACCACCAACAATTACAATATGATGTAAATTTTGGGTCATTTTTTCACCTAATTATTTTTCTATAAAAAAAGATGGCTAAATTATGCCATCTTTTATTAATAAAATTTATTGTGCGTCTGTGCACAATTTGATGTTTTTAGTGCGAATCTACTGGGTAGAGTTTTGCAGTACTATGTTCACTCGATGAAAAAATAGAGAAGAGGCTAGAAAACCACATTGCGATTTTTTGGAAAATATTGGCTTCTTCAATATGTACGTTATCTTCGATTTGAAGGCTACGGATTAGTTGATTATTTTGATAAATCGATACTGTTGCCAAACTTACGACTTTCATTAATGGCGCAGTTAATTGTTTTTCATTGAGCTCGATGTTTACACGGGTTTGAGTCGTTTCGAGCGGAGCAATGATTTTTGGTTGCATGTTGCTGTCGAGGACTTGGACACGTTGAGTCACATTGTCAAAAGTATTTAAGTCAATAGGTGCCGGGTCTGCATATAAAGACGTCGTTACAATGGTCGGTTGTTTTGTTTCTACCTTAAACATTTTTAAAGTCGATTTTACAACAGGTAGCTCTGCAATTAATTTCTGCTCAGGAATAATGACTTCATCACGTGTATAGGCATACGCAAGATTCATTAATTTATCTGCAATCTCAGCGCGTTTTACTGCACTCGGCGTACCTAAAACAATCACCAATAAACGTCTTTGATTTAGGTTAGATGAGAATGAAGGACGTGAAGCTGTTAAAGCCAAGTTATAACCTGCTGCCTTGGTATATCCGGTTTTTAAGCCATCTACAGATGGATCATATTTGAGCGCAAGGTTTGTCGCATGATGGAAGCGTTGGTTATAGCTAAAGCTTGGCATTTTTGAATAATGTAAATATTCAGGGGTCTGCTTAATTACAGCCTGACTTAATAAGCTAAGGTCGTGTGCTGTAGTGAAATGATCAGGCATCGTAATTCCGGCAGGATTACTAAAATGAGTATCTTTCATACCTAATGCCTGAGCTTCCTGATTCATACGTTGTACAAAATGGGGAACATCACCAGAAATTTTTTCAGCTAAGGTCACGGCTGCATCATTTGCAGACATCACGATTAAACCTGCCAATAACTGATCAACAGAAATTTGTTCACCAGCTTTAAGATACATTTGTGATTCATCCCACTGCACAACACTTACAACAGGAGTAGCAGTAATGATTTCTTCTTTTTTCAGTTTTCCAGCTTTAATCTCTTTTAAGGCAATATAGGCAACCATCATTTTAGTTAAAGACGCTGGTGCACGTTGCACATGGCTATTATGCTCAGCAATAATTTGACCCGATTGAGTATCTACAATAGTCCATGCAGCAGCTTCAACACTTTCAGGTGCAATATTGAGTAATGCAGCATTGGTTAGGGTAGTACAAAAAATACTAAAGAGGGTAAAAAGAGATAGAAAAACTTTCACGGATGACCTTAACTTCACTGGCAAATACGGGACACAGATGCACAGCATGCTATGCCTTTTTTTCGTGGAAGGCTAGTGGGAATTGTTGCCAAAAAATACATCTACGCAAGACGATACAAAAAAGTGATAATCTAATGTGAAGCCGTTCTTATTTTAAATTGAAGAATTTATGTTGCATTATCAAATTGAGTTCGATGATTACAAACAACACCTTGTTCACGTGACAATTCGTTTTTTAGCCAACCCGAATCAGGAACTTTGGTTACCAACGTGGATTCCGGGTAGTTATCTAATTCGAGAGTTCTCAAAACATATTGAATCCGTTAAAGCTTATGATGAAGCTGGACGTCTGCTGGACATTAAAAAAACGAGCAAGAATCGCTGGCGTTTATTTAATACAGACCACGAATTAATGACGATTGAATATGATGTATATGCATATGATTTGTCGGTACGTGGTGCGTATGTCGACCAGACTCGTCTATATATTAATCCAGCATGTGTATGTTTGGCTTTAGAAGGGCAAGAGCAATCTGCATGTGAAGTTGAAGTTTTCTTGCCGGATGAATTAAAGCATTTTCAGTTAGCAACAGGCTTAGCTTCAAAAAGTTTAGTTAAAGGTCGATTTACTTTAAAAGCAGATCATTATGATCAACTGATTGATAGCCCATTTGAATTAGCTGACCAAACACGCTTTAGCTTTGAAACCAATGGCATTGAACATGAGTTCGTAATTTCTGGTTCGCACAATACCAATATTGATCGCCTAAAAGCCGATATTGAAAAGATTTGTGCAGCTGAAATAAATATGTTTGGTTCAGCACCATTTAAATACTATACCTTTATGACCATGGCAACAGGTAATAGTTATGGTGGATTAGAGCATTGTAATAGCACAAGCTTGATTACACCGCGTGATGATTTGCCAAAGTTGAATGAACCAACTGAACCTTCTAAAGACTATCAACGTTTTTTAGGCTTATGTAGTCATGAATATTTTCATTCATGGTTAGTCAAGTTTATCCGTCCAGAAAACTTTGCAAACTATAATTTGCATCAAGAAGGCTACACGTCTTTATTGTGGATATTTGAGGGTTTTACTTCATATTACGATGACTTGATTTTATTACGTAGCGGTGTAATTTCTCAGAAATCTTATTTGGATCTACTTAAAGCACAAATTGACCGTTACTTGCAAAACCCAGGTCGCTTTGTTCAAACAGTTGCAGAGTCAAGTTTTGACGCGTGGATTAAATTTTATCGTCAAGATGAAAACTCAAATAATGCGGGCACCAGTTACTACAATAAAGGTTCGTTAGTTGCGTTATGTCTGGATTTAGGTTTACGTCTACGTGGTTCTAGTCTTGATGCTTTAATGCGTCAGTTATATGAAAATACTCAAAATGGTATTCAAGTAAATGAAAGAACCATTTTTGATTTATGTAAGGAACTGACGGGTGATAACTGGATTGAACAAATTAATCATTTGATTAATACCACTGATGAGTTACCACTTGATCAATTGTTCCCTGAGTTTGGTTTAAGTTATAGAGTTAAAACTGACAAATCTTTGCCACTGGGTTTGAAACTTGTTGATAAGCCAGAAGGCATACTCGTGCAAAGTGCTCGCCGTGATAGCGCAGCAGCTAAAGCGGGTATTTCTGCCAATGATGTAATTATTGCAATTGATGGTTTAAAAGCGACCACTAAACTTGTTGAGAAGTATGCAAAGCAGGGTGGTACTTATACTGTCTTTGCTTTCCGCCGTGATGAGTTACTATCTTTTGAAGTTGAATGTTCTACATCTGATTTAACTGAAG from Acinetobacter pittii encodes the following:
- the icaA gene encoding glycosyltransferase family 2 protein — protein: MAPIDILFLFGFLGIWIPQAFWAWLSYQAWKYSKTAEKELQNLPIPERWPVLSVLIPAYNEGVVIEDTLHAIAQQDYPAEAYEVLLINDGSKDNTLEIAENLAKIYPCIKIVNVPKGMGGKGKSRTLNNGLPHARGELIVVYDADSTPEPDCVRLLAQTLLADKKLVAVNGKVRTRNWQDSILTRFIAIEFIFFQWIFQGGRWQRFELSTLMGTNYVIWRDALETLGGFDEKSLVDDTEMSFRIFIGQKRIKWVPYAIGWQQDPPSLSVFVKQRSRWTQGNFYVTRKYLPVALRTPFPIGIEILNNIMCYILFVPALFWSHITLTLGLLDIAGISVPGPFTTLWGLSFCLYVAQMWFTLSLEKVKPELYFYSVISYVSYSQIFLFIVFKAAYDMLKNKIQGNSLQWYKTERSKEKK
- the phrB gene encoding cryptochrome/photolyase family protein, with protein sequence MSNVNQLIWFRQDLRVRDHAALWHASQQGPCIGLIILSPEQWQTHHDAPIKINFYLRQLQQLKKELEQLNIPLIIQVIPYWKDIADLMSKLTNQLNIENVYSNIEIGVNELKRDKTVQEVLNQQGKELFLFHDRTIFPLRSIRNQSQQPYQVFGAFKKACYSKLDISGLPQCYPIPEKQSSYPASFSKINSLTLEDIEAFFDPSISKDQEDLWPAGENFALEQLDIFIKDHLSDYKLERDFPNVRGTSQLSPYLNIGILSIRQCLQALFRAEHGNFHLTNEGQQTWLDELIWREFYQHILFDFPHVSKHIPFKKDTQKIKWNHNPEHLTAWQTGQTGIPIIDAGMRQLLKTGWMHNRVRMITAMFLCKNLLIDWRVGEQWFMEHLIDGDLAANNGGWQWCASTGTDAVPYFRIFNPIAQSKKFDPNGDYIRQWVEELAHLDNKAIHEPYSTKMNTQLNYPKPIVDLKETRLKAIETFKSI
- the slyD gene encoding FKBP-type peptidyl-prolyl cis-trans isomerase, with amino-acid sequence MTAIANNHVVSFHYKLTNAEGETLDQSQGEPLAYLHGAGNIIPGLENALTGKTVGEKFTVNVPAAEGYGEYNPDLVQEVPAQMFQGVENIQPGMQFQAQTDDGVQIVTVKAVEGDNVVVDANFPLAGQDLTFEVEIVEIRDASQEELDHGHVHGAGGHHH
- the ndh gene encoding NAD(P)/FAD-dependent oxidoreductase, with product MTQNLHHIVIVGGGAGGLELATQLGETFGKNRKAKITLVDQNLTHIWKPLLHEIAAGSLNPHEEQTNYFAHSEKHHYEFVLGTLVGVNKDKKLIELMPPQVSKDQQNHPQELSYDTLILALGSVSNDFNTTGVRENCHFLDSRKQADIFQQDLLHLYIEAQNQPNQRTLNIGIVGAGATGVELAAELIETTKNFYKYGLKKIHPNQVKITLIEASERILPALSDKTAEHSAGQLKKMGVEILTQHRVEKIDKHCIYFSNGNQLKSDITVWAAGVKAPKVLESFTDFKRDNINRLMVYATLQTYSDPNVFAFGDCAHCQLDARHPPLGPRAQVASQQASFLVDAMAARLNGRSQPMFTFNDKGSLVSLSRHKAVGELLGDVSVQGYIAKTMYVSLYRLHQATIHGYTQTGLLTMKDLLTRRVRPKIKLY
- the dacD gene encoding D-alanyl-D-alanine carboxypeptidase PBP6B; translation: MKVFLSLFTLFSIFCTTLTNAALLNIAPESVEAAAWTIVDTQSGQIIAEHNSHVQRAPASLTKMMVAYIALKEIKAGKLKKEEIITATPVVSVVQWDESQMYLKAGEQISVDQLLAGLIVMSANDAAVTLAEKISGDVPHFVQRMNQEAQALGMKDTHFSNPAGITMPDHFTTAHDLSLLSQAVIKQTPEYLHYSKMPSFSYNQRFHHATNLALKYDPSVDGLKTGYTKAAGYNLALTASRPSFSSNLNQRRLLVIVLGTPSAVKRAEIADKLMNLAYAYTRDEVIIPEQKLIAELPVVKSTLKMFKVETKQPTIVTTSLYADPAPIDLNTFDNVTQRVQVLDSNMQPKIIAPLETTQTRVNIELNEKQLTAPLMKVVSLATVSIYQNNQLIRSLQIEDNVHIEEANIFQKIAMWFSSLFSIFSSSEHSTAKLYPVDSH
- a CDS encoding M61 family metallopeptidase, with amino-acid sequence MLHYQIEFDDYKQHLVHVTIRFLANPNQELWLPTWIPGSYLIREFSKHIESVKAYDEAGRLLDIKKTSKNRWRLFNTDHELMTIEYDVYAYDLSVRGAYVDQTRLYINPACVCLALEGQEQSACEVEVFLPDELKHFQLATGLASKSLVKGRFTLKADHYDQLIDSPFELADQTRFSFETNGIEHEFVISGSHNTNIDRLKADIEKICAAEINMFGSAPFKYYTFMTMATGNSYGGLEHCNSTSLITPRDDLPKLNEPTEPSKDYQRFLGLCSHEYFHSWLVKFIRPENFANYNLHQEGYTSLLWIFEGFTSYYDDLILLRSGVISQKSYLDLLKAQIDRYLQNPGRFVQTVAESSFDAWIKFYRQDENSNNAGTSYYNKGSLVALCLDLGLRLRGSSLDALMRQLYENTQNGIQVNERTIFDLCKELTGDNWIEQINHLINTTDELPLDQLFPEFGLSYRVKTDKSLPLGLKLVDKPEGILVQSARRDSAAAKAGISANDVIIAIDGLKATTKLVEKYAKQGGTYTVFAFRRDELLSFEVECSTSDLTEVELVIEDQAKTEKWLKA